A genome region from Carboxydocella sporoproducens DSM 16521 includes the following:
- the gcvH gene encoding glycine cleavage system protein GcvH, with the protein MSKVLADLKYTKEHEWVKIEGNIATIGITDHAQEALGDVVFVDLPPVGTEISAGESFGTVESVKAVSDIYAPVTGKVIEVNQELIDAPEKINEDAYAAWMVKVEISEEPADLLTADEYEELLANE; encoded by the coding sequence ATGAGTAAGGTACTGGCAGACTTAAAGTATACCAAAGAACATGAATGGGTAAAAATCGAAGGCAATATTGCTACTATCGGCATTACAGATCACGCTCAGGAAGCCCTTGGCGACGTAGTTTTTGTAGATTTGCCGCCGGTAGGTACAGAAATCAGTGCTGGAGAAAGCTTCGGTACTGTGGAATCAGTAAAAGCCGTTTCAGATATTTATGCTCCTGTAACAGGCAAAGTGATAGAAGTAAACCAGGAGCTTATCGACGCCCCTGAAAAAATCAATGAAGATGCCTATGCTGCCTGGATGGTCAAGGTGGAAATCAGCGAAGAACCGGCGGATTTGCTGACTGCTGACGAATACGAAGAATTGCTGGCCAACGAATAA
- the gcvPA gene encoding aminomethyl-transferring glycine dehydrogenase subunit GcvPA, with translation MYIPHTEAERREMLAAMGVNSIEDLFADIPAEVKMQRPLQIPGFKNEMEVAAHLRELAAKNASLQEYVSFLGAGVYDHHIPSAVDHILLRSEFYTAYTPYQPEISQGTLTAIFEFQTLICQLTGMDVANASMYDGATAMAEAALMGCAATRRPRILISTAVHPEYRAVVKTYARGQGLEVVEIPYEDGVTSEAALQEQLDTLAGVVIIQQPNFFGCLEQGERIGEMAKQAGAKFVVIADPISLGLLTPPGEYGADIVVGDGQPWGNPPSFGGPSFGFMAVKEEMVRRMPGRIVGQTVDNRGQRAFVLTLQAREQHIRREKATSNICSNQALCALAATIHLSLLGKQGVRKVAELNVQKAHYLFEEMKKLPGFAPAFTAPFFREFAIKTPQSPRRINEKLLAHKFIGGLDLERVYPELTSTQLWTATEKRTRQEIDRLIAVLGEVK, from the coding sequence ATGTATATACCGCATACCGAGGCTGAGCGGCGGGAAATGCTGGCCGCTATGGGAGTGAACAGTATTGAGGACTTGTTTGCTGACATTCCGGCGGAAGTGAAAATGCAGCGGCCATTACAGATTCCCGGGTTTAAGAACGAGATGGAAGTAGCTGCCCATTTGCGGGAACTGGCTGCCAAAAACGCCAGCCTGCAGGAATATGTATCCTTCCTGGGGGCAGGGGTTTATGACCATCATATTCCCAGTGCCGTAGATCATATTCTCCTGCGTTCCGAGTTTTACACAGCCTATACTCCCTATCAGCCGGAAATAAGCCAGGGGACGCTGACTGCGATTTTTGAATTCCAGACCCTGATCTGCCAGTTGACTGGCATGGATGTGGCCAATGCTTCTATGTATGATGGGGCTACAGCCATGGCGGAAGCGGCCCTGATGGGCTGTGCAGCCACCCGCCGGCCGCGGATTCTGATTTCCACTGCCGTTCATCCTGAATACCGGGCCGTGGTGAAGACCTATGCCCGGGGCCAGGGGCTGGAAGTGGTGGAAATCCCCTATGAAGACGGAGTAACCTCTGAAGCTGCGTTACAGGAACAACTGGATACATTGGCTGGGGTGGTGATTATCCAGCAACCTAACTTCTTTGGCTGTCTGGAGCAGGGCGAGAGGATTGGTGAGATGGCCAAACAGGCTGGGGCCAAATTTGTGGTTATCGCTGACCCCATTTCCCTGGGACTTTTGACTCCTCCTGGTGAATATGGTGCGGATATCGTGGTTGGTGATGGCCAGCCCTGGGGCAATCCTCCCAGTTTTGGCGGACCTTCTTTTGGCTTTATGGCTGTGAAAGAGGAGATGGTAAGACGGATGCCGGGCCGAATTGTCGGACAGACCGTTGACAATCGGGGCCAGCGGGCTTTTGTTCTCACCCTGCAGGCCCGGGAACAACATATTCGCCGGGAAAAAGCTACCTCCAACATTTGTTCCAACCAGGCTCTCTGTGCGCTGGCTGCCACTATTCACCTGAGTTTGCTGGGCAAGCAGGGGGTTAGGAAAGTTGCCGAATTGAATGTGCAAAAGGCCCACTATCTCTTTGAGGAAATGAAAAAACTTCCCGGCTTTGCACCAGCCTTTACAGCACCCTTTTTCCGGGAATTTGCTATCAAGACTCCTCAATCGCCCCGGCGGATCAATGAAAAGTTGCTGGCCCACAAGTTTATTGGCGGTTTGGATCTGGAGCGGGTTTATCCCGAACTGACCAGTACCCAGCTGTGGACAGCCACTGAAAAACGAACCAGGCAGGAAATAGACCGTCTGATCGCAGTGCTGGGGGAGGTGAAGTAA
- the gcvPB gene encoding aminomethyl-transferring glycine dehydrogenase subunit GcvPB, producing MAKLIFELSRPGCVGHPLPDCDVPARELAELLPGVELREEVKGLPEVSEVEVIRHFTELSRLNHGVDSGFYPLGSCTMKYNPKINENTARLPGFAWLHPYQPEESIQGALELLYQTQEYLAEIAGLPAVTLQPAAGAHGEYTGMMIIRAYHESRGDKRTRVIVPDSAHGTNPATAAICGYSVVAVKSDERGCVDVEALKKVMDEHVAALMLTNPNTLGLFEENIREIAEIVHSKGGLLYYDGANANAIMGIARPGDMGFDVMHFNLHKTFSTPHGGGGPGSGPVAVRDFLAPFLPVPVVVKGEDGYRLDYDRPQSIGKVRSFYGNFGVAVKAYTYMRALGGEGLKAVSENAVLNANYLLSQLKQHYYLPVDRICKHEFVLNSKKQKPYGVRTMDIAKRLLDYGYHPPTVYFPLIVEEALMIEPTETESKQTLDEFIASMIKIAREAEENPELLTSAPHTTPIGRVDEARAARQPVLKWDGQ from the coding sequence ATGGCCAAACTCATTTTTGAGCTCAGCCGCCCTGGTTGTGTTGGTCATCCCCTGCCGGATTGTGATGTACCTGCCCGGGAGCTGGCTGAACTGTTACCGGGAGTGGAATTAAGAGAAGAAGTAAAGGGCTTGCCGGAAGTGAGTGAAGTGGAAGTCATTCGCCATTTCACCGAGCTTTCCCGTCTCAATCACGGGGTGGATTCCGGTTTTTATCCCCTGGGCTCCTGTACGATGAAATATAATCCTAAAATCAATGAAAATACCGCTCGCTTACCCGGTTTTGCCTGGCTGCATCCCTATCAGCCGGAGGAGTCGATCCAGGGGGCTCTGGAGTTGCTGTACCAGACCCAGGAGTATCTGGCGGAAATCGCCGGTTTGCCGGCAGTGACCCTGCAACCGGCAGCGGGGGCGCACGGGGAATATACCGGGATGATGATCATCCGGGCCTACCATGAGAGCCGGGGGGATAAACGCACCAGGGTGATTGTTCCTGACTCCGCCCATGGCACCAACCCGGCTACTGCCGCCATTTGCGGCTATTCAGTGGTAGCGGTGAAATCCGATGAGCGGGGCTGTGTGGATGTGGAAGCCCTGAAAAAGGTGATGGATGAGCATGTCGCTGCCTTAATGCTGACCAACCCCAACACTCTGGGTTTGTTTGAAGAAAACATCCGGGAAATTGCGGAAATCGTGCATAGCAAAGGCGGTTTGCTCTACTATGATGGGGCCAATGCCAATGCCATTATGGGAATTGCTCGGCCGGGAGATATGGGCTTTGATGTAATGCACTTTAACCTGCATAAGACCTTTTCCACTCCCCACGGGGGCGGCGGCCCTGGTTCCGGTCCGGTAGCAGTGCGGGATTTCCTGGCACCTTTCCTGCCTGTACCGGTTGTAGTGAAAGGCGAGGATGGTTACCGCCTGGATTATGATCGGCCCCAGTCCATTGGTAAGGTGCGTTCCTTCTATGGCAACTTCGGGGTGGCAGTTAAGGCCTATACTTACATGCGGGCTCTGGGCGGAGAAGGCCTGAAGGCTGTCAGCGAAAATGCTGTACTTAATGCCAACTACTTGCTCAGTCAGTTGAAACAGCATTATTATCTTCCTGTTGACAGGATTTGCAAACACGAATTTGTGCTCAATTCCAAAAAGCAAAAACCTTATGGTGTCAGAACTATGGATATAGCCAAACGGTTACTGGACTATGGCTATCATCCGCCTACGGTCTACTTCCCGCTGATCGTGGAGGAAGCCCTGATGATCGAACCCACAGAAACGGAGTCCAAACAGACTCTGGATGAATTTATTGCCAGTATGATCAAAATCGCCCGGGAAGCGGAGGAAAATCCGGAGCTGCTGACATCAGCTCCCCATACTACCCCCATTGGTCGGGTAGATGAAGCCCGGGCGGCCAGACAGCCTGTATTGAAATGGGATGGTCAATAA
- a CDS encoding radical SAM protein codes for MEKKLQTAWQVRQAHFPPRIYFDRPHATKGVSVTGKECALNCSHCGGHYLEKMAALKPEILGQAKSYLISGGCDGQGRVPWFRQLDLLLQAKGKSRYNMHVGLVNEEEIPALARIADVVSFDFVADDATIREALGLEKTVEDYVRVYQALRQKVRVLPHICIGLRGGEESGEERALDLLAELGTEGLVFIVFTPTPGTRYADRQPPPLERVVDLLSEARLRFPNLPIHLGCMRPKGKYRARLDELAIRAGINRLVQPTPGAVQLAQTLGLEIVYGEECCVL; via the coding sequence ATGGAAAAGAAATTACAAACGGCCTGGCAAGTGCGCCAGGCCCATTTTCCCCCCAGAATTTATTTTGACCGCCCCCATGCAACCAAAGGGGTAAGTGTGACCGGCAAGGAATGTGCCCTGAATTGCAGTCATTGCGGTGGGCATTATCTGGAAAAGATGGCTGCTTTGAAACCAGAAATCTTAGGGCAAGCTAAAAGCTATCTGATTAGCGGCGGCTGTGATGGTCAGGGCCGGGTCCCCTGGTTCCGCCAGCTGGATCTACTGCTCCAGGCCAAAGGAAAGAGCCGCTACAACATGCATGTGGGATTGGTGAATGAGGAGGAAATTCCAGCTCTGGCCCGGATTGCTGATGTGGTTTCCTTTGATTTTGTTGCTGATGATGCTACCATCCGCGAAGCCCTGGGCCTGGAAAAAACGGTGGAAGATTATGTCCGGGTCTATCAGGCTCTCAGGCAAAAGGTCAGAGTTTTGCCCCATATTTGTATCGGTTTGCGCGGAGGAGAGGAAAGCGGGGAAGAAAGAGCGCTGGATTTGCTGGCCGAGCTGGGGACCGAGGGACTGGTTTTTATAGTCTTTACCCCGACTCCCGGCACCCGCTATGCCGATCGTCAGCCGCCGCCCTTAGAACGAGTGGTGGATTTGCTGAGCGAGGCCCGTTTGCGTTTTCCTAATTTGCCCATTCACCTGGGGTGTATGCGGCCCAAAGGCAAATATCGGGCCCGGCTGGACGAACTGGCCATCAGGGCCGGGATCAACCGGCTGGTGCAGCCCACCCCGGGAGCTGTTCAGCTGGCGCAAACCCTGGGACTGGAGATAGTCTACGGGGAGGAGTGTTGTGTACTATGA